The DNA region AAAACTCTTAGAGACCCAGTCTGTGTCGGAGGAGGAAGGCTGCAGCGGTTTTGAGGAAAGCGACTGCAGTAATGAGATGAGCGCCATGGTGAGTGGCAATAAAATTACCATTTACTGTTCGTCACATACCTTCAGTGTTATTTTCAGTTTCTGTATGCTGTTTCACTTCTTGGGTGCTTATTCTTTCTTCTCCCCCCTCCCTTCTCTTCACTGTTCTGTACTGCTTTAGAAAATGGATTCGGACTCTGATTCAGAACCCCCCAAGAAAACTCGCCGCTCCTTCACTCTTCGAGTGGCCATGAAGTTCCCCACCAAAAATGTTCCACAGAAGAAATCTCCAAGTCCTGAGCCTGTTCCTAAACCCAAAGGCAGACAATTAGATGCTGAAGAGGAGGACTTCATAGCAAAGAGAGCACTTAATATTAAAGAGAACAAAGCTATGGTAAGAAAATATGTCAAGAAGCTGCCATTAAGCTTTGATTAAAAGTCATCGGTAGCAGGCCAAGCTAATTTTTCTTGTGGTGTTTGATTAATTGTCTAGTATTGAAACTTTTTAAAAGGCTTTTTAACATGCAGCAGATACTACTGTGAACTGTTTATCAATGATTATAGAATTATGCACAGTTTAAGAATTGTCACTTTTGTCTTGTAGCTGGCTAAACTAATGGCAGAGTTGAACAAAGTCCCTGGACTTTTCCCTAAGAAGACCTCTCTTCCTGCGAGTAATACAGTAAGCGTCAGAAGTTACTCCCTGAAAGCGTGTAGgatatttgtcttaattttgtatttaactggtgtgttttctttccCACTTTTAGCCTCGCCGTGTTCCCCGTCGTTCGTTGGGAACCCCTGGAACTCGCAGGCAGAACCCAGAGCGTTTGTCACGGATTCACACACGCTCCCGTTCACTGGTAGACGGCCCCCCTACTCCCACTCCAGAAGAAGAGCCTGAGGACAGGTTCAGCCTGGTGCGCAGGAGCGACGATGATGAAGAACCGGTGAGCCTTGGGGAGGGGGAGGTGTTAATAATCAGATTTGTTTTACGATAAAATTCCGATCCCTTTCTCAGTATAATCagtatttgattaaaaaattgTGGCTATTTAGGAGCCACGTCGTCGGCGCACCTACAACGGCACCCTTACCATCCCTCACGTGGTAAGACCTGTGGAGGAGATTACTCGGGCGGAGCTGGACAATATTTGCACTAATGTCCGGGAGAAGGTCTACAATCGTGCCACGGTGAGTGGTCCTTATGGATCTAGTTTACATGTACACTTGCACCGCAGTTCGTTTGTCCTCTGCCTGACTTTTGAGGACTTAAGTCATGCTGGTCAGTAGTGGCATTGGCTTAATCTTGAAAGGAAGCATTCTGatatgttttttccccacagggCAGCACCTGTCACCAGTGTCGTCAGAAGACAACTGACACCAAGACTAATTGTCGTAACCCTGAGTGCGTTGGAGTCCGAGGTCAGTTTTGTGGTCCCTGTCTGCGGAACCGTTATGGAGAGGAAGTTCATGATGCACTTTTGAACCCGGTACGTACACGCTTGGGTCTGCATTAATCTCCAATATAAGCGAGCAAGGTTTTTAAATGTAAGGTTGAACTTTTGAGGTTCCTCTGGTTTAACATGTCACAGACACCACTATTCCAGTAAACAGAATTGTTCACttttaaaaggaaatgtatGCACATAGTAATGAggctgtttatttatcattttccCCAGGAGTGGCAATGCCCTCCATGCAGAGGCATTTGTAACTGCAGCTTCTGCAGGGCCAGAGAGGGGCGCTGTGCTACAGGTGTGCTTGTGTACCTGGCTAAATACCATGGCTTCGACAATGTCCATGCTTACCTGAACAGGTAATGATTTGATTATTTGTTTGAGGGTTTTTATCATGCATATTGCCCACATGTATTCTCAATCGAAAGAGCTGCAGTGCAACTCAGATGTTGCTTGAAATTCATGGAATTGTTTTTCTCTGCAGCTTGAGGAAGGAGCTAGAGGAGAGTGAGTGAAAATACTGATCCTGCTGATTTTAATCCATGGCCTGCGTTCATCGTCTTGGTTCTGTTTAGAAggggtttttaattttttaaaaaattttttttaaagaatttgcTTTAGGAcctttttattctctttatgcaaatttgtgCCTTATGACACTTGTTAATGGACTGCCTGAGGTGTTCATTTacattgttttaaatgtaatgttgcTCATCATTGATtgtagtgactttttttttttggccattttaGTGATTGTACTGtaattttgcttattttatctttttaagCTTGAACTTTTTATGACTGTGGAACTGTAAAGTATTGTTGTTGAAATTTCAGACATGGCTGCTTCTGACTTCTGAAAGATAAAGCAAGAAAAAGCAGGCCAGTAGCTCCCTTAGGAGTAAATCACTTCAAATGTTAAACATAGCACAATTCCTCTGACCaataaaagctttttatttttaaaaccagaGCTTGTGGACTATATTTTTTGCTTCTCCCTACTCTATTGGAGTGTTTAAACTACTAATGGAGGTTTATGAGCTTTATTCCATGTCCCTTGCAGGCAGAGTGCTTCATCTCCTCACTTGTCCTGCTTTTGCTAGAGCGCACTGATGTACTGCATCGCCTTCTCTGATCCTTCATTAGAGAGCTGCCACTAATGGTGTGGAAATAATTAGCAGACTCTAATGGGAAATTTTATACCTGTAAATCATTTCCCTAGCATATTCTCTCTGGCTTGCTCTCTTGTTGTCATTTATGTGACAAAGAATGTGGTGTTGGTGCTCTAAATTGTGTGGTTTTACTGAACTTAATTTTCTCAACAGGCGTGTTTATTCATAGTAGACAGGCTTTGAGACCCTCAATGGCAGTGGGCTTTATTCGGAGTGATCTCGCGTCACACTTTAAAGAATATccaaggttttttttgggggggggttgtatTTCCCAGTGTGACTGCTTGGGTTCTGCAGGAAACCAATGCttcaaaaaaactattttaatttgcataataaagATGCACTTGAAAAATACTGGCATTAAATACCAAACGATCATCCACTTTAGGGCGATGAATATTTAGGGAAATAATTGTTTACGACGCTCGAGCATTGAGACGATCTGGCAATCAGGCTATGAAAtacaatatttattcattagagCGGACTTAATGAGGCCTTGCGGCGCTAATTAAGAAAAGCAGCGTAGCGCTAAATGAGGCTCGTGGAGCGGCGGCAGTCCACACGGTCTTACCTgcatgaggaagaggaggaggtcCGAGTCCCCTAACCCCACCCGCCGCTCCTGGAGATTAAGGTAGGATTTTATGGCGCTATAACGTATTATCCAACTGCTGCTAGTGGTGCTGAAGGgtgttacagtgccctccactaatactggcacctttggtaaatatgagcaaagaaggctgtgaaaattgtcttaattgtataatcttttgttcaaaaagttcacaaaaatgcaacaattattggcacccttttagtcaatactttacgctatctccctttgccaagataacagctttgagtcttctgctataatgcctgatgaggttggagaatacatgacaagggatctgagaccattccaccatacagaatctctccagatccttcaaatatcgaggtccatgctggtggactttcctcttcagttcaccccacaggttttctatgggtttcaagtcaggggactgggatgaccaAGGCAGAACCTTGAATCTGGGGtcagtaaactatttttgtgttgattttgatgtatgttttggatcattgtcctgctggaagacccaaCCACtgaccattttaagctttctgacgGAGCcaatcaggttttcatttaatatctgttgatatttgaggccatgatgccatgtgtcctaacaaaatgtccaggtcatctggcagaaaaagatccccaaaacattaaagaaccaccaccatattGAACTGTGGGCATgaagtacttttccatatggctacctctctgtgtgtgccaaaaccatctctggtgtttattgacaaaaagctctattttggtttcatctgaccatagaacccgatcgcATTTGaaattccagtagtgtctgacaaactgaagatgcttgagtttgtttttggacgagagtagaggctttttttcttgaaatccttccaaacaacttgtggtgatgtaagtgtcttcagattgtagttttggagactttctgaccccaagacacaactaacttctgcaattccaTAGTTGTgatctttggagattttttgcccACTTGAACCATCCACTTCATAGTGCGTTgaggcaatacagacacacgtccaattccaggttgattcataacatttccagttgactggaacttcttaattattgccctgatggtggaaatgggcattttcaatgcttgtgctattttcttatagtcacttcccattttgtcaagctcaacaaccttttgctgcacatcacagctatattccttggtcttacccattgttatgaatgactaagggaatttggcctatgtgttacctcatatttatacccctgtgaaacaggaagtcttgtttgaacaatttcctgttcctcgtcacccaggtgtactaaatattttttaaaatatcaataggaatatacttcaaatatatttttctcatacgaATTCATAGGGGAGCCAATAATAGCTGCTcagttatatttaacaaagtttttattattgttatttttataaaactgtgttgtttgcaattgtttgatatccatgagagcagagtatttttgtggtttttttaaaacaaaattttcacagccttctttgctcatatttagctTGGGTGCTaacattagtggagggcactgtatatcttAGGAGTCCTGGGCATCATCTTAAACTGCCTACTAACACTACTAGTCCAAAATCTAGACCCACTAGTCTGAATAAATAGTCTTAGGCTTATTTTTTATGCTTAAGATCACTGTAAATATAGTAAATAACCTTGTATAAgccaatttcatttaaaatgtcatttgtacTTCAAATTTGTGCTTTATGAAAAGCATCCTGGATGAAACTCCTTGTGAACTTGCAAAGCTTCATCAGAGATACTGTTTagaatttaaaatatgaaatatttcataGTGGTaaaaatttcattattttaaaacattaggAAATCGGAAATCTGAttttggggcgcacggtggtttagtggttagcacgttcgcctcacgcctccagggtccggggtttgattcccgccggggtttgattcccgccggggcgatgtgtgtgcggagtttgcatgttctccccgtgctgcgggggttttctccgggtactccggtttcctcccccagtccaaagacatgtatggtaggctgattggcatgtctaaagtgtccattgtgtatgaatgggtgtgtgagtgcgtatgtgattgtgcccctggcaccctgtccagggtgtaccccgccttgtgcccgatgctccctgggattggctccaggttcccccgcgaccctgaagaaggagtaagcggtagaagatggatggatggaaatctgATTTCTGCTTGTTAAGACAGTATTTGTGTACTGGTTTGTAATTTTCCTACATGAAGTCAGTGAGAGAAGTTTTCTCAGCTTTTAAAAAAGTGGATTTGAGACAGAAGGGTTTTCATGTATTTTACTCTGAACTCTTAGAGTGTGAAGGAACATTCAGATCTTATTTCCTTCCAATCACACTTAGGCTTGGTTGTACACAGtctgagcctttttttttaatcttctcaATTTCCGGCTTGGGAAAATGAGTGCAGTCCTGTTTTGTTCCTGAGGAGGGAGCTCTAATACAGGCATTCCAGGTTGTCGTGAGTGTAATTGCACCTGAATGAGAGTGAGGGTACATGGTGCAGCCATTTAAAGTTCGTATTGTCTAAATTGATGGACACTGGACAGGAGTGTCATGGCTACCAAGGATGCACTAAGAACACACTGTATTAAAATAACAGTAATTCACACATAATGCAAAATCCATTAGCCGCTTTACCTCAGATTTCAACCTTTGATTAGGTTAAGGAGAGTGCATTTTTGACAGCAAGTAGGGCAGTTATGCAGTGCTGGAGTCcagcttgtttttctttttgagtgtgtatgtaaaagaGGGTAGTgtaactgaacactgtaatcaTAACATCTTTGATTGTCTTCTAGGAAATGGTGGCTTATGATATTATGTTGGCCTATGCATAGTGGCTTACAAGTACAAAATGTGATACAG from Ictalurus furcatus strain D&B chromosome 6, Billie_1.0, whole genome shotgun sequence includes:
- the cdca7a gene encoding cell division cycle-associated protein 7a; the encoded protein is MRSQRQQAPPPSTRMNLRSYRNSGLVPMETSSSEDSCDSFASDGFASMKRPLRQTRSSARQEKLLETQSVSEEEGCSGFEESDCSNEMSAMKMDSDSDSEPPKKTRRSFTLRVAMKFPTKNVPQKKSPSPEPVPKPKGRQLDAEEEDFIAKRALNIKENKAMLAKLMAELNKVPGLFPKKTSLPASNTPRRVPRRSLGTPGTRRQNPERLSRIHTRSRSLVDGPPTPTPEEEPEDRFSLVRRSDDDEEPEPRRRRTYNGTLTIPHVVRPVEEITRAELDNICTNVREKVYNRATGSTCHQCRQKTTDTKTNCRNPECVGVRGQFCGPCLRNRYGEEVHDALLNPEWQCPPCRGICNCSFCRAREGRCATGVLVYLAKYHGFDNVHAYLNSLRKELEESE